The Spirochaetota bacterium region TGCCCATGTGCTCCACCGATGAATAGGCGAGCATGCGCTTGAAATTCCTTGACCGGATGATGAAGACCGCGCTTACAAAGAGCGAGAGGAAGCCCATCGTGAAAAGCATCATCGAGGCAAAGCGTTCGAGATGGGCGAGATCGGCAAGTTTTTTCATGCGGAGAATGCCGATGAACGCGGTATTGAGCAGCGTCGCCGAGAGGAGGGCGGAGACGGGTGCGGGGGCTTCTGCATGCGCGTCCGGCAGCCAATTGTGCATGGGTGCAAGGCCCATCTTCGTCCCGAATCCGACGACGAGAAAGGCGAATGACAGCGAGAGCGTGAGCCGCGGAAAGGACGATGCGTCGGCGTACAGGTCGCTGAAGAAAAGCGAATTCGTCCTGAGATTCGCCGCCGAGAGCAGTATGATGCCGATGAATGCGAGTGCAATGCCGATGGAACAGATGAAAAGATATTTCCAAGTCGCCTCGAGCGATGTGCGCGTGCGGTAGAAATAGACGAGTGCGGCGCTCGTCAAGGTCGATGCTTCGACGCATATCCAGTACACGCCCAGATGCGTGGTAAGTATGCTCGCGCTCATGGCGCCCACGAACAGCATGATGAACATCGAATAATAGGTGTTCCATTTACCGGCGTTCGCATGGGAGAGGAAATCCATGCTGTAGAGTGCGGTGCCCAGATAGACGACGGAGAGCACGGCGAGGAAGAGTATGCCGAGGGCATCGGTGCGGAAATAGGGCGTCCATTCGTTCGAGAGGAACGGTATGCCCGACGGATCGAGGATGAGAAGGACGGTCGCGGACGCATGCACGATCGCGTACGCCAGCATGAGAGCGCGATCGAGCGTCTGCCGTTTGAACGCGAACGCGACGGCCGCTGCTATCACAGGGAATATCAGTATGACAGCTATCATCGTCAATCCTTCAGGTCCGTGAGCGAATCGATATGGTCCTTATCGAATGTCCCCTTGATGCGTTTGACGAAGACGCCGGCGAGGAATATGCCGAGGAAGATATCGAGCGATACGCCCATGCTTACGATGAACGGCATGTCCTTGGCGACGCCGAGCGAGAGGAGGAAGATGCCGTTCTCGATGATGATATAGCCGTTGACATGCGAGATGAGGCTTTTCCTCGAGATGATGATGAAGAACCCCGTGCCGACGGCGGCGAACGCGGCGCCGAAGAAGAGCGGCGGCGGTCCGTCCATGAGCGCGAACGGGAGTATGCCGATGACGCAGATGAGCGTTACGACGATAAGCGATGCGAAATGCGGCACATACGGCTCGCCCTCGCGCGTTATCTCGTTCTCGCGTATGACGCGCATCATGTACCAGGGGATGAGCAGCGTTTTGAGCCCGAGCGTTTCGACGGCGATTATCATCGTGCCTGTCGAGCGTAATTGTCCGTCGCTTATGATGTCGGTGATCGCGATGAGGAAGAGCAGGAATCCCTGCGCGGATATCATCTTGATATACGCTTCGATGCGGCTTACCACGGACGTATAGATGAGCGTCATGGCGAAGAGCATGATGAGCACGGCGCTTGTCATTGTGCGCCCCTGAACACCGTGAGCATGATGCCGGCGAGCACGGCGAGCGCGGTGACAAGGAAAATGAACTGCGGTACATGCGTCATGCGCAGCCGTGCCATGAACGATTCGACGAGGCCGATCGCGATGCCGACAGCGAGGATGACGCCGGTGAACGCCGCGACATACACGTGCACGACAAGATGCGGCGGGACGATAAGCGCGGCGATGACGGCGCAGAGGAGCACGAGTTTCACGTAGCGTGCATAGAGGGCGATTGCGAGATTGACGCCCGCATTGTCGAGCAGCATCACTTCGTGTATCATCGTGAGCTCAAGGTGGGTGTTCGGATCGTCCACCGGTATGCGCGAGAGCTCGATGAGCATGAGGAGGAACAGCGCGAGGGAGATGATGCCGATGAAGAATATGCCTTCCGGCGTGTTGCGTATGAGCGTGGTCGTTATGGAAGAGAACGATGTCATCCCCGTTGCGAGGAGGAGCGTTCCGAGCACGGCAAAGAACCCTATCTCGGCGATGGCCGAGAACGTCGCTTCGCGGCTTGCGCCCATGCCCTCGAAGCTCGATCCGACATCCATGGCGCCGATGATGGCGAAGAAGCGGCCGAGGCCCATGAGATAGCAGAAGAGCACGATGTCGCCGCTGAAGGAAATTATCGATGCGGTACCGAGCGGCAGGAGGAGCGCTGCGGTGAGCACTGCAGCCAGATTCACGAGGGGCGCGAGCGTGAACACGAACGATGCAGCCGTGCTTATCACTTCGCCTTTGCGGAGGAGCTTCACGGTGTCATGGAACAGCTGCAGTATCGGCGGGCCTTTGCGCCCGGACCATATCGATTTCACGCGATTGATGACGCCGATGACGATGAACGGCATGACGCCGATGAAAAAGAGATAGAGCGCCGCTTTTACCATCGTATACCGACCGCGCAGACGAGCATGATGCAGAGGAAGATGACACCGAACAGTATGTACTGCTGCGTGCTGCCGCTCTGTATCCAGGAAAAACGATCGAGCGTACGGCGCACCAGCGCGGTGAACGGTTTTATCGCGCGCCGGTCAAGGATGTCGCGGCGTTTCGTGCGGAACGAGGCGTGTGCGGGAAAAAAGCCCTCGGGCTTCCTTACGAAGGTCGTTATCCCGGAGAATATCCGTGTCATCGCAATGAACGGCGCTACGAAGGATGAACCCGTGTATTGCATGCGGGGGGTGGGGGCGGTATAACCGCAATCCCACGTTTTTGTCCGTGAAACCGTGCGTCCGCGAAGGAGCATCACGCGGACGGCGGCGAGTATGCCGATGAGCGCCGCACATATGCCGAGCATAAGCGATATCGTTCCGAATATCGGTATCACACCGCTTATGAACACGCGCGCATCGAGATAGAGCGTAAGCGGGGCGCTGACGACGGAGAGCACCGGCTCAGGGAATACGCCGATGATAATGCAGAGTATCGAGAAGAGCCCCATCGGGACGAGCATGACCGGCGAGACTTCGCTCGCGTGTTTCGCCGCATCCGTGCGCGGCAGCCCCTGGAACATGATGCTGAACGCCTTGGTGAAGCATATTATCGCCATGGCGCCGACGAAGGCGAGCAATGCGAAGAGCAGGATGAAGACGAGCGATGTGCCGGCTGATGACGGTATGCCGTGAATGATGGAGCGATAGATGAGGAACTCCCCGATAAAGCCGTTGAAGAGCGGCAGCCCCGAAATAGCGATCGAGCCTGCGAGGAAGCATACGGCCGTGAACGGCATTATTTTCGCAAGACCGCCGAGTTGTTCCATA contains the following coding sequences:
- a CDS encoding proton-conducting transporter membrane subunit, whose product is MIAVILIFPVIAAAVAFAFKRQTLDRALMLAYAIVHASATVLLILDPSGIPFLSNEWTPYFRTDALGILFLAVLSVVYLGTALYSMDFLSHANAGKWNTYYSMFIMLFVGAMSASILTTHLGVYWICVEASTLTSAALVYFYRTRTSLEATWKYLFICSIGIALAFIGIILLSAANLRTNSLFFSDLYADASSFPRLTLSLSFAFLVVGFGTKMGLAPMHNWLPDAHAEAPAPVSALLSATLLNTAFIGILRMKKLADLAHLERFASMMLFTMGFLSLFVSAVFIIRSRNFKRMLAYSSVEHMGILAIALATGGGALIAMFLHIIGHSLAKASYFLTAGTIYDTYGTKNINEVSGVVKRSPVTGWLWILSFVAAAAFPPFSTFISEFLIIKELFSRHIVFTLLFFALLTAILFGIASKTLAMAFGKSDEKPVRTPVARYAPQIVFLTIIAVLGLYLPPPLHDMLANAAQW
- a CDS encoding NADH-quinone oxidoreductase subunit H gives rise to the protein MVKAALYLFFIGVMPFIVIGVINRVKSIWSGRKGPPILQLFHDTVKLLRKGEVISTAASFVFTLAPLVNLAAVLTAALLLPLGTASIISFSGDIVLFCYLMGLGRFFAIIGAMDVGSSFEGMGASREATFSAIAEIGFFAVLGTLLLATGMTSFSSITTTLIRNTPEGIFFIGIISLALFLLMLIELSRIPVDDPNTHLELTMIHEVMLLDNAGVNLAIALYARYVKLVLLCAVIAALIVPPHLVVHVYVAAFTGVILAVGIAIGLVESFMARLRMTHVPQFIFLVTALAVLAGIMLTVFRGAQ